Proteins co-encoded in one Halobacteriovoraceae bacterium genomic window:
- the rplU gene encoding 50S ribosomal protein L21 has protein sequence MYGIVEISGHQYKVKVGDLIDVQKLNAEAGTTVDLDKVLFIGGEKPVVGQPVVSGAKVKAEVVRNDRSRKVIVFVRKPGRYQKKNGHRQHYTALKIVEINDGQGNISK, from the coding sequence GTGTACGGAATAGTTGAAATTTCTGGTCACCAGTACAAAGTAAAAGTTGGGGACCTTATTGATGTTCAAAAATTAAATGCTGAAGCTGGTACAACTGTTGATCTAGACAAAGTACTTTTCATTGGCGGTGAAAAACCAGTGGTTGGACAACCTGTTGTTAGCGGCGCCAAGGTTAAGGCCGAGGTTGTAAGAAATGACAGAAGTAGAAAGGTTATAGTATTCGTAAGAAAACCTGGACGATATCAAAAGAAAAACGGTCATCGTCAGCATTATACTGCTTTAAAAATTGTTGAAATCAATGATGGGCAAGGCAATATTTCAAAATAA
- a CDS encoding class I SAM-dependent RNA methyltransferase: MNYNFKIEHVDPLGQGVDKQYDKIHFIPRTLPGEEGVAKLLNESKGVRFLEVLELTKKSVSRINAKCNHYQHCRGCDYLHIDYTTELDFKKKTLVREFEKTSFKLPLVEVLSSENREMHRNRIQLHYDLKKNELGYIAKGSKKLVSVPNCLLPNAAISSEINKLYKNDSWREKIGPSAPARGHLVIYQKDNGDEVKFAINQPYSVDGFTQVHTELNQSFLKSIETSISTFAPQNILELFGGDGNLTQNLNCPVTVIDFYLHKMRKDHQKFIQLDIFKAGKEDFKKFTDYDFLLLDPPRSGFSGLRDLVEANNFSTIVYVSCNLQTLLRDVSGLVGQYFIHKLQLIDFFPGTKHFETAIILRKSL, from the coding sequence ATGAACTACAATTTTAAAATTGAACATGTTGATCCCTTAGGGCAAGGGGTTGATAAGCAATATGACAAAATTCACTTTATTCCTCGCACTTTACCTGGAGAAGAAGGAGTCGCAAAACTTTTAAATGAAAGCAAAGGTGTTCGGTTTCTTGAGGTTTTAGAACTAACCAAAAAATCTGTTTCAAGAATTAATGCAAAGTGTAATCACTATCAACATTGCAGGGGATGTGATTATCTCCATATTGATTACACAACTGAGTTAGATTTTAAAAAGAAAACTTTAGTTCGGGAATTTGAGAAAACATCCTTTAAGCTCCCTTTAGTAGAGGTTTTAAGTTCAGAAAATAGGGAAATGCATCGCAATAGAATTCAACTCCATTATGATTTGAAGAAAAATGAGCTTGGATATATTGCAAAAGGAAGTAAGAAGTTAGTATCAGTTCCTAATTGTCTACTGCCAAACGCTGCAATTTCAAGTGAAATCAATAAGTTATATAAGAATGATTCATGGAGAGAAAAAATTGGCCCATCTGCCCCTGCGAGAGGCCATTTGGTTATCTATCAAAAAGATAATGGGGATGAAGTTAAATTTGCAATAAATCAACCCTATAGCGTTGATGGATTTACCCAAGTACACACAGAACTTAACCAATCTTTTCTAAAATCAATAGAAACATCAATTAGTACATTTGCACCTCAAAATATCCTTGAGTTATTTGGGGGAGATGGAAATCTCACTCAAAATTTGAATTGTCCAGTCACGGTAATAGATTTTTACCTCCATAAAATGAGAAAAGATCATCAAAAATTCATACAATTAGATATCTTTAAAGCTGGCAAAGAGGATTTTAAAAAGTTTACAGACTATGATTTTCTGTTGCTTGACCCTCCTAGAAGTGGTTTTTCTGGATTAAGAGACCTTGTTGAGGCCAATAATTTTTCAACTATCGTCTATGTCAGTTGTAATCTACAAACTCTATTAAGAGATGTATCAGGGCTAGTTGGCCAATATTTCATTCACAAATTACAATTAATAGACTTTTTTCCTGGAACAAAACATTTTGAAACTGCCATAATACTTAGAAAGAGTCTTTAA
- a CDS encoding tetratricopeptide repeat protein → MEKLLLKYLNSILVLSLCSCSLFTSREAEVAKRKSEIFYTHGTQALMDKEYTKALSHLLNAEKLDSENADIQINLAMAYFYKDEKETALKHLNKALEIEPENPDARSNVASIYFSMGQLEKSKKLYKEVLKDLTYERNYRVYYNLGLISLKENDREGATENFMLAIKSEPAYCPAHYQLGIINKEQYKYQEALENFNMATEGICSNRPGPFYEQALTLMELKQFRKARSKMNYLIQKFNKSEFAKYAKDKLKTISILEKRAERMDRIEENSKAEKIITPNF, encoded by the coding sequence ATGGAAAAACTCTTATTAAAATATTTAAATTCAATATTAGTACTCTCACTTTGTTCGTGTTCTTTATTCACTAGCAGAGAAGCCGAAGTTGCAAAGCGTAAATCAGAAATTTTCTATACACACGGCACTCAAGCACTAATGGATAAGGAATATACTAAGGCGTTATCCCACCTATTAAATGCTGAAAAATTGGACTCAGAGAATGCTGATATTCAAATAAATCTTGCAATGGCGTATTTTTATAAGGATGAGAAGGAAACTGCATTAAAGCATTTAAATAAAGCATTAGAAATTGAACCGGAAAATCCTGATGCCAGATCAAATGTGGCCTCGATCTATTTCTCTATGGGTCAGTTGGAAAAGTCTAAAAAACTATATAAGGAGGTCCTTAAAGATCTCACTTATGAAAGAAATTACAGAGTGTATTATAATTTGGGACTGATATCTCTTAAAGAAAACGATAGAGAAGGTGCAACAGAGAATTTTATGTTAGCAATTAAAAGTGAACCGGCATATTGTCCTGCACATTATCAGCTAGGAATAATCAATAAAGAACAGTATAAATATCAGGAAGCACTTGAAAACTTTAATATGGCCACTGAGGGAATCTGCTCAAATCGTCCTGGGCCATTTTATGAGCAGGCGTTGACACTCATGGAATTGAAACAATTCAGAAAGGCCAGGTCTAAAATGAATTATCTCATTCAAAAATTTAATAAATCAGAGTTTGCAAAATATGCCAAAGATAAGTTGAAAACGATTTCTATTCTTGAAAAAAGGGCCGAAAGAATGGATAGAATTGAAGAAAATAGTAAGGCCGAAAAAATTATAACTCCAAATTTTTAA
- a CDS encoding prolipoprotein diacylglyceryl transferase yields the protein MVVDFDPVILSLGPLQIRWYGLMYVVGFYIAGFLAKKLVKEGFIETKEENVDSLVFYMIIGMFIGARLTYVFVYNWDYYSQHLNELFAVWKGGLSFHGAIIGLLTGGWVFSKRFNVPLRQICDTAVTAGCQGVFFGRIGNFINGELYGRVTDSPFGLIFKSGGPYPRHPSQLYEGIAEGIILFSILWFMRKRVKSYGEQTVIFLCGYAFFRYFIEFAREADAQLGYYIGGTTTMGQILCFIMFLCGFTWWVYVRKNPMPIKVNSK from the coding sequence ATGGTTGTAGATTTTGATCCAGTAATTCTTTCTTTAGGCCCATTGCAAATTCGTTGGTACGGACTCATGTATGTTGTGGGTTTTTATATCGCAGGGTTTTTGGCCAAGAAACTAGTTAAAGAAGGTTTCATTGAGACAAAAGAAGAAAATGTAGATTCCTTGGTCTTCTACATGATTATTGGGATGTTTATTGGCGCTAGATTAACCTATGTTTTCGTCTATAACTGGGACTATTACTCTCAACACCTCAATGAGCTTTTTGCAGTCTGGAAAGGAGGACTAAGCTTTCACGGAGCAATCATTGGGCTCCTCACCGGAGGTTGGGTCTTTTCAAAACGCTTTAACGTTCCCCTCAGACAAATATGCGACACTGCCGTAACAGCTGGTTGCCAGGGGGTTTTTTTTGGAAGAATTGGCAACTTTATAAATGGTGAACTCTATGGACGAGTTACCGATTCTCCCTTTGGCCTCATCTTTAAATCCGGAGGGCCCTATCCACGTCATCCCTCTCAACTTTATGAAGGGATAGCTGAAGGGATTATCTTATTTTCAATTCTTTGGTTTATGAGAAAAAGAGTAAAAAGTTATGGTGAGCAAACTGTCATTTTCTTATGTGGTTATGCTTTTTTTAGATATTTTATTGAGTTCGCTCGTGAGGCAGATGCACAACTTGGCTATTATATAGGTGGAACAACGACCATGGGGCAAATTTTATGTTTTATAATGTTTTTATGTGGTTTTACTTGGTGGGTATACGTCAGAAAAAATCCAATGCCTATAAAAGTGAATTCTAAGTAG
- a CDS encoding tRNA (cytidine(34)-2'-O)-methyltransferase — protein sequence MESINIVLNQPEIPGNTGSIGRTCVALNARLILIKPYGFDLDEKSIRRAGLDYWKYVELTEYDSFDEFIEKENPQKGKLFFFSKIGKESYFDAKFVEGSYLIFGPETKGLPLDLFDKYSGHFYSIPMFSSKIRSLNLANAATAAAYEVVRQLGAHKV from the coding sequence ATGGAAAGTATTAATATTGTTTTAAATCAACCTGAAATTCCTGGTAACACTGGAAGCATTGGAAGAACTTGTGTCGCACTCAATGCAAGGTTGATTTTAATTAAACCTTATGGATTTGATCTAGATGAAAAATCTATACGTAGGGCCGGACTTGATTATTGGAAATATGTTGAGCTCACAGAATATGATTCTTTTGATGAATTTATTGAAAAAGAGAATCCACAGAAAGGCAAACTTTTCTTTTTTTCAAAAATTGGAAAGGAGTCATACTTCGATGCCAAATTTGTTGAAGGAAGCTATCTAATCTTTGGCCCTGAAACGAAGGGCCTGCCACTTGACCTTTTTGATAAATACTCAGGACACTTTTACTCAATTCCAATGTTTTCAAGTAAAATACGTTCATTAAATCTGGCCAATGCTGCCACTGCTGCTGCTTATGAAGTTGTAAGACAACTAGGTGCTCACAAGGTCTGA
- the rpmA gene encoding 50S ribosomal protein L27 produces MAHKKAGGSTSNGRDSNPKMRGVKRYGGEAVITGNIIVRQSGSKFHAGKNVGMGKDFTLFALKDGQVQFSYYNKKQQIVSVI; encoded by the coding sequence ATGGCACACAAAAAAGCTGGTGGTTCTACAAGTAACGGACGTGATTCAAACCCTAAAATGAGAGGGGTTAAGAGATATGGTGGAGAGGCCGTTATTACAGGAAATATCATTGTAAGACAGAGTGGATCTAAATTTCATGCGGGTAAAAACGTAGGAATGGGAAAAGACTTTACTCTATTTGCTTTAAAAGACGGACAAGTTCAATTTTCTTACTACAATAAGAAACAACAAATTGTCTCTGTCATCTAA
- a CDS encoding hemerythrin family protein, whose amino-acid sequence MEIMPWGPELDVNVPSMNEQHKQILSLMNELYDLHHKNSHYDEMFPVLEKLVHTTQSHFKDEEAYMKSINFEGLEPHKLIHENLLKDLSEHLMNFKVTRRLDDSFFTFLKVWLSAHIKGIDKKYGEKTT is encoded by the coding sequence ATGGAGATTATGCCTTGGGGACCAGAATTAGATGTAAACGTTCCTTCTATGAACGAACAGCACAAACAAATTCTTTCTTTAATGAATGAGTTATATGATCTCCACCACAAAAATAGTCATTATGATGAAATGTTTCCCGTATTGGAAAAACTTGTTCATACAACACAAAGTCATTTCAAAGATGAAGAGGCCTATATGAAATCGATCAATTTTGAAGGTCTGGAGCCCCATAAATTGATTCATGAAAACTTGCTCAAAGATTTATCAGAACATTTAATGAACTTTAAAGTAACAAGAAGACTTGACGATAGTTTTTTTACTTTTTTAAAAGTCTGGTTATCGGCACATATTAAGGGTATAGATAAAAAGTATGGTGAAAAAACTACTTAG
- the obgE gene encoding GTPase ObgE: MRFIDEVKIKIVSGKGGDGVASFRREKYVPFGGPDGGDGGDGGNVIFQADEGINTLVKFRGKKVYKAEDGENGMGRQKHGRFGQDLYIRVPVGTIVRDEHTGEVLADLTQNLQEQRLLNGGRGGLGNMNFKSATNQAPRYSKPGEESKELDVELELKLLADIALIGLPNAGKSTLISSISRARPKIADYPFTTLEPNLGVVELEEDSFVVADIPGLIEDASVGKGLGFKFLKHIERTNAFVHLVDVSWCLDVFEAYESYITVRAELEKYNSNLLNKREIICLTKIDALTEEEIQKYVTFFQDHLDKKVLPISSVSGRNLDILKSIMLRTIDRTNNGQ; the protein is encoded by the coding sequence ATGCGTTTTATAGATGAAGTAAAAATTAAAATTGTCTCAGGAAAAGGTGGCGATGGAGTAGCAAGCTTTCGTAGGGAGAAGTATGTTCCCTTTGGTGGGCCCGATGGCGGAGATGGTGGTGATGGTGGAAACGTCATCTTTCAAGCGGATGAAGGAATAAACACTCTTGTAAAATTTAGAGGAAAAAAAGTATATAAGGCCGAAGATGGTGAAAATGGTATGGGCCGTCAGAAACATGGACGCTTTGGCCAAGATCTTTATATTAGGGTTCCTGTGGGAACGATTGTTCGTGATGAACACACAGGAGAAGTCCTTGCAGACCTTACGCAAAACCTTCAAGAACAACGCCTTTTAAATGGAGGCCGTGGTGGATTGGGTAATATGAATTTTAAATCTGCAACCAATCAAGCACCACGTTATTCAAAACCTGGTGAAGAGAGTAAGGAACTTGATGTTGAGTTAGAACTTAAGTTGCTTGCAGATATTGCTTTAATTGGATTACCTAACGCAGGCAAGAGTACGTTGATTTCAAGTATTTCAAGGGCCAGACCTAAAATAGCTGATTATCCTTTTACAACTCTAGAGCCTAATCTTGGTGTTGTTGAGTTGGAGGAAGACTCTTTTGTTGTTGCCGATATACCAGGACTCATTGAAGATGCTTCAGTTGGGAAAGGGTTAGGTTTTAAATTTCTTAAACATATTGAAAGAACAAATGCTTTTGTTCATTTAGTTGATGTTTCTTGGTGTTTGGATGTTTTCGAGGCCTATGAAAGTTATATTACAGTTAGAGCAGAACTTGAGAAATATAACTCAAATCTTTTGAACAAAAGGGAGATCATTTGCCTTACAAAAATAGATGCATTGACAGAAGAAGAAATTCAAAAATATGTCACTTTTTTTCAAGATCATCTTGATAAAAAAGTACTCCCAATTTCATCTGTATCAGGTAGAAATCTGGATATATTAAAAAGTATTATGCTTAGAACAATTGATAGGACTAACAATGGCCAATAA
- a CDS encoding leucyl aminopeptidase: MSGINYKLKFANKSYESDELIILGSFCKSEGKKKILNNSTWPAEFKDSFNSHKYSSEFTGEKDSSYTFFSQDGIKVIAYGLGDKKELNEESLRKSSATLFKSISKKYKTISFDLDSFTIKNNEEKSFSIIQEAFALTDYNFDKYKSTKENLKLKTIIFETKLPKTKMQKFKTIQDELLCIADAIHFSRDLVNDPPNVLNSETYAKRIEKDVKSFKGVKVKILDKADLKKEKMGLFLSVNAGSAYGPRLVHLTYTPSKATSKTKHIALVGKGLTFDTGGYSLKPAASIINMKFDMAGSATVYGAFRALVQQSPKVKISCFLGITDNAVSGLATMPDSICTGRNGKTVEILNTDAEGRLVLADVLDYACDQKPDVVIDVATLTGACLIALGNEVCGLMSNSDKLANELQKSAKEVDEYIWQLPIIPEWAKDMKSNIADLKNIGGSRNAGTAKAAAFLQEFIKNDVQWAHLDIAGVGDSQSHLPYCPAKGASGLMIRTLYRYVQNGKY, translated from the coding sequence GTGAGTGGTATAAATTATAAATTGAAATTTGCAAATAAGAGTTATGAAAGTGATGAGCTCATTATTCTAGGTTCTTTCTGTAAATCTGAAGGTAAGAAAAAAATTTTAAATAATTCTACTTGGCCTGCAGAGTTTAAAGATTCATTTAATAGTCATAAGTATTCCTCTGAGTTTACTGGAGAAAAAGATTCTTCTTATACTTTTTTTAGTCAGGATGGAATTAAAGTTATCGCCTATGGTCTTGGCGATAAGAAGGAGTTAAATGAGGAATCGCTTAGAAAAAGTAGTGCTACACTTTTTAAATCTATTTCGAAAAAATATAAAACTATATCCTTCGATTTGGATTCCTTTACGATAAAAAACAATGAAGAAAAAAGTTTTTCAATAATCCAGGAAGCTTTTGCTTTAACTGATTATAATTTTGATAAATACAAATCGACCAAGGAAAATCTTAAACTTAAAACGATCATTTTCGAAACAAAGCTACCAAAAACAAAAATGCAGAAATTCAAAACGATTCAAGATGAATTGTTGTGTATTGCTGATGCAATTCACTTTTCAAGAGATTTAGTAAATGACCCACCAAATGTTTTAAATTCTGAAACTTACGCAAAAAGAATTGAAAAAGATGTGAAATCTTTCAAGGGCGTAAAAGTTAAAATATTAGATAAAGCAGACTTAAAAAAAGAAAAAATGGGTCTATTTTTATCAGTAAACGCTGGTTCCGCTTACGGACCTAGACTAGTCCATCTTACTTATACTCCTAGTAAAGCTACCTCCAAAACCAAGCATATTGCTTTAGTTGGTAAAGGTCTTACTTTTGATACTGGTGGATACTCACTAAAGCCAGCAGCATCTATAATCAATATGAAATTTGATATGGCCGGATCGGCGACTGTTTATGGAGCTTTTAGAGCACTTGTTCAACAGTCTCCAAAAGTAAAGATTTCTTGCTTTCTTGGAATTACTGACAACGCTGTTAGTGGACTGGCGACTATGCCAGATTCAATTTGCACTGGAAGAAACGGCAAAACGGTTGAGATCTTGAACACTGATGCAGAAGGTAGATTAGTTCTGGCAGATGTATTAGATTATGCCTGTGATCAAAAACCTGATGTCGTCATTGATGTTGCAACTCTGACAGGAGCATGTCTGATTGCATTAGGAAATGAAGTTTGTGGACTTATGTCTAATAGTGACAAGCTTGCAAATGAACTTCAAAAAAGTGCCAAAGAAGTTGATGAGTATATATGGCAATTGCCTATAATTCCTGAGTGGGCAAAAGATATGAAGTCAAATATTGCTGATTTGAAAAATATTGGCGGATCCAGAAATGCCGGAACTGCAAAGGCAGCTGCTTTTTTACAAGAATTTATAAAAAATGATGTCCAATGGGCCCATCTCGATATTGCCGGAGTGGGAGATTCTCAATCTCACCTTCCCTACTGTCCAGCAAAAGGTGCTTCAGGACTTATGATTAGAACACTCTATAGGTATGTGCAAAATGGAAAGTATTAA
- a CDS encoding transglycosylase SLT domain-containing protein, with translation MNVRILCNIMTISLIISCASKETSTVPTEQNQQPQRESLSTQEVVIQNLSTSSSKEVLPLVEEKKEQDVVLQMVGSSKIDSASSYKRKIYYLYGAEHLNLENYYFDIPVVYNNAVKKWIDYFLNRGRGFFERYSSRGGRYAPLLGKILEDHDLPRDLIFLAMAESGFQNHAKSWARAVGPWQFMPYTGKRYGLRINWYVDERRDPIKSSIAASRYLQKLFNDFGSWELAAAGYNAGEGKVSRAVRRYKTDNFWTIRQGRYLKNETKNYVPKIMALAIIGKNLKSFGFEDIDFHEPLDFDEIDVGPLTDLYQVSEHLDMDFSELQRLNPEILRWFTPPGRDYKLRIPVGMSSTWSECCLNKVLVAKDFQIYKINGRVTRLRSISQKFKLKGDVLENLNNMSSGAVLKKGDEIILPFRLGQDFRDEMYSDLYERPRKSVIRKRRYWAQVKRALEKGRKISTPSEYYTVRKGDTLWTVARKSGVSIDTIIASNYSIIKRRMIRAGDKLAVR, from the coding sequence TTGAATGTTCGCATACTTTGTAATATTATGACCATTTCATTGATCATATCTTGTGCAAGTAAAGAAACTAGCACTGTTCCCACTGAGCAGAATCAACAACCTCAAAGAGAATCACTTAGCACTCAAGAAGTTGTCATTCAAAATCTTTCAACTTCTAGTTCAAAGGAAGTGCTTCCCCTAGTTGAAGAGAAAAAAGAACAAGACGTTGTTTTACAAATGGTTGGTAGTTCAAAAATTGATAGTGCCTCTTCATACAAAAGAAAAATATATTACCTCTATGGTGCTGAACATTTAAATCTAGAAAATTATTATTTTGATATACCTGTTGTATATAATAATGCTGTCAAAAAATGGATCGACTATTTTTTAAATCGTGGAAGAGGATTTTTTGAAAGATATTCTTCAAGAGGAGGGAGGTATGCACCACTTCTAGGAAAAATTCTTGAAGACCATGATCTGCCAAGAGATCTTATTTTCTTGGCAATGGCCGAATCAGGATTTCAAAATCATGCAAAATCTTGGGCCAGAGCTGTTGGTCCTTGGCAATTTATGCCCTATACCGGCAAACGCTATGGTTTAAGAATTAACTGGTATGTCGATGAAAGAAGAGACCCTATAAAATCATCTATCGCAGCAAGTAGATACCTCCAAAAACTTTTTAATGATTTTGGCTCATGGGAATTGGCCGCCGCAGGATACAACGCTGGTGAAGGAAAAGTATCTAGAGCTGTAAGGAGATATAAAACTGACAATTTTTGGACTATCCGCCAAGGTCGATATCTTAAAAATGAAACTAAAAACTATGTTCCAAAAATAATGGCACTGGCCATAATTGGTAAAAATTTAAAATCATTTGGATTTGAAGATATTGATTTCCATGAACCATTGGATTTTGATGAAATAGATGTTGGGCCTCTTACAGATTTGTATCAAGTTTCGGAACATTTAGATATGGATTTTTCAGAGCTTCAAAGACTTAACCCTGAAATCCTTCGTTGGTTTACACCACCAGGAAGAGATTACAAATTAAGAATTCCCGTTGGAATGAGTAGTACATGGAGTGAGTGCTGTCTTAACAAAGTTTTAGTCGCCAAGGATTTTCAAATTTACAAAATCAATGGGAGAGTCACCAGACTTCGAAGTATTTCCCAAAAATTTAAGCTTAAAGGTGATGTCCTAGAGAATCTGAATAATATGTCTTCCGGTGCTGTTTTAAAAAAAGGTGATGAGATCATACTGCCTTTCAGACTAGGTCAAGATTTTAGAGATGAAATGTATTCTGATCTCTACGAACGTCCTCGAAAAAGTGTTATTAGAAAAAGACGTTATTGGGCCCAAGTTAAAAGGGCACTTGAAAAAGGCAGAAAAATTTCAACTCCTTCTGAGTATTACACAGTTAGAAAAGGTGACACTTTGTGGACTGTCGCTAGAAAATCAGGAGTTTCAATTGATACGATAATTGCTTCCAATTACTCTATTATTAAAAGAAGAATGATCAGGGCCGGCGATAAACTTGCTGTGCGTTAA
- a CDS encoding LptF/LptG family permease — protein sequence MSKQQELLLLKHLAPKIIPKYLASNFVIPFLISLLFFMSFLVMTQLIRIAGLVAGSESSLYQVVEILGSASLSFLPIAAPLAIVFAANYSVGKMSSDSEIVALMSFGFSKGLIMRPFLIVGGIISLSLFLIGHDLVPRAYKNFKERVIDVTSKNIFTQLKSGQFFVDIPNLILFAQVVKDKGDKLEKIFIQTDKNKGKSEQLIIAENGVFVKQKRSGKELTRVRLILKKGNIFRTNLEKGKIEKVDFEEYEFPLFNNFYRKQNFTSPSMLSTWTLIERIKNNFYKGTSLNKAYIEIYSRMVLPLQCILFTLLGCIYGIRKNRGKSSNQNFILFLLVVLFHVLHFTAMSFVKSGKLHGSGFLIPIIVIGLFTWRQYKKLDWIS from the coding sequence TTGTCTAAACAACAGGAGTTACTTTTGTTAAAACATCTGGCCCCTAAAATTATTCCAAAGTACTTGGCCTCAAATTTTGTAATTCCATTTTTAATATCATTACTCTTCTTTATGTCGTTTCTAGTTATGACTCAACTTATAAGAATCGCGGGACTTGTTGCAGGATCAGAGTCGAGCCTTTATCAAGTTGTGGAGATTCTTGGCAGTGCGTCTCTCTCATTTTTACCCATCGCAGCTCCTCTTGCAATTGTCTTTGCGGCCAATTATTCGGTTGGAAAAATGAGTTCTGATTCTGAAATCGTAGCTCTCATGTCATTTGGGTTTTCGAAGGGCCTGATTATGAGACCTTTTCTGATTGTCGGTGGAATTATTTCATTATCGTTATTTCTAATAGGACATGACCTTGTTCCCAGAGCTTATAAAAATTTTAAAGAAAGAGTCATAGATGTCACCTCAAAAAACATATTTACCCAATTGAAATCGGGACAATTTTTTGTTGATATTCCTAACCTCATACTTTTTGCCCAAGTTGTAAAAGATAAAGGAGATAAACTAGAAAAAATATTTATTCAAACAGATAAAAATAAAGGAAAATCTGAACAACTCATCATTGCAGAAAATGGTGTTTTTGTGAAACAAAAAAGGTCCGGAAAAGAACTTACAAGAGTGAGACTCATTTTAAAAAAAGGTAATATCTTTAGAACAAATCTTGAAAAAGGAAAAATAGAAAAAGTTGACTTTGAAGAATATGAATTTCCATTATTTAATAACTTTTATCGTAAACAAAATTTTACTTCACCTAGTATGCTTTCAACATGGACTTTAATTGAAAGAATAAAAAATAATTTCTATAAAGGGACTTCACTAAATAAAGCATATATTGAGATATATTCTCGCATGGTGTTGCCCTTACAATGTATTCTCTTTACTCTTTTAGGTTGTATCTACGGAATACGCAAAAACAGGGGTAAATCTTCAAACCAAAACTTCATCTTGTTTCTTCTTGTCGTATTATTTCATGTATTGCATTTTACCGCCATGAGTTTTGTAAAATCAGGCAAATTGCATGGTTCTGGCTTTCTCATACCTATCATTGTCATTGGTCTGTTTACTTGGCGACAATATAAAAAACTCGACTGGATATCTTAA
- a CDS encoding helix-turn-helix domain-containing protein has product MSEETKTEESTPETLGDYLRVKREKKGLSLKAISSRTKISLSMLENLENNQIDRLPNLTYVKGFVKSYSKVLGIKEDLPLELLKSAYSSPKKTGEIIKQKVDLEEKVGKGINPFVVIGGGLAVLIILVVAFTGSEKSEEVAKNEVKEEIEKKTKYQSLGANTPLKEELKSVNTKVSISTFSDIEKKEKTDVAVIENQEEKEDEIHQPEIMNPPEINKKSVEVEKKVVEVEKKVIDKQEKKEVKKVEEEVDESEKKIVKSEDKSDINLRKITYSLYSVKKETPPNEIEEFIPENYRNAVVKGLENVFIHAHAGDTWITYKKDDDPIKQFVLRKGRKLLIRGNDVRLTIGNTNTAVVFYNNHSLDFNPSKSGVKSFVFPQKDDQDYYLPLFIFDENGNAVTSNEYLAKRDSIKN; this is encoded by the coding sequence ATGTCAGAAGAAACAAAAACAGAGGAATCTACACCTGAGACATTGGGTGATTATCTTAGGGTGAAGAGAGAAAAAAAGGGACTTTCTTTGAAGGCTATATCTTCAAGAACTAAAATCAGCCTTTCAATGCTTGAGAACTTAGAAAATAATCAAATAGATCGTCTACCAAATTTGACTTATGTGAAAGGTTTTGTGAAATCCTACTCTAAAGTTCTTGGGATAAAGGAGGATCTCCCTCTTGAACTTTTAAAATCAGCATATTCATCTCCTAAAAAGACAGGTGAAATTATAAAGCAAAAAGTTGATTTGGAAGAAAAAGTAGGTAAAGGGATAAACCCATTTGTCGTTATAGGTGGAGGACTTGCTGTTTTAATTATATTAGTTGTTGCATTCACTGGAAGTGAAAAATCAGAAGAAGTTGCAAAAAATGAAGTAAAAGAAGAAATTGAGAAAAAGACCAAATATCAATCGTTAGGTGCAAATACTCCACTTAAGGAAGAGTTGAAAAGTGTAAACACGAAAGTTTCAATTTCGACATTTTCGGACATTGAGAAAAAAGAAAAAACAGATGTGGCCGTTATCGAAAATCAAGAGGAAAAAGAGGATGAAATTCATCAACCAGAAATAATGAATCCTCCAGAAATTAATAAAAAGTCTGTTGAAGTTGAAAAGAAGGTAGTTGAAGTTGAAAAGAAAGTTATTGATAAGCAAGAAAAGAAAGAAGTGAAAAAAGTTGAAGAAGAAGTAGATGAAAGTGAGAAAAAGATAGTTAAGTCTGAAGATAAGTCTGACATAAACTTAAGAAAAATTACATATTCACTTTATTCTGTAAAAAAAGAAACACCTCCAAATGAAATAGAAGAGTTTATTCCTGAAAATTATAGAAATGCTGTTGTCAAGGGTCTTGAAAATGTATTTATTCATGCGCATGCAGGAGATACATGGATCACGTATAAAAAGGATGATGATCCGATAAAACAATTTGTATTAAGAAAAGGCAGAAAATTACTTATTCGTGGAAATGATGTGAGACTCACTATCGGAAATACAAACACTGCGGTCGTTTTCTATAATAATCATTCATTAGATTTTAATCCATCAAAATCAGGTGTAAAAAGTTTTGTTTTTCCTCAAAAAGATGATCAAGATTATTATCTTCCCCTCTTTATTTTTGATGAAAATGGAAATGCTGTGACATCAAATGAATATTTAGCAAAAAGGGATAGTATAAAAAATTAA